A region of Geobacillus sp. 46C-IIa DNA encodes the following proteins:
- a CDS encoding cysteine desulfurase family protein, with protein sequence MIYLDNSATTKPFPEVIDSFVTVATDYFANPSSLHELGMKAERLLAQAREQIAAMLRVKANEVVFTSGGTEANNFAMKGVAWQYRRRGRHIITTEIEHPSVAEPCRQLEELGFKVTYLPVDRDGRVSVEQVERALRDDTILVSIMHVNNEVGTVQPIEEIGALLVRYPKTLFHVDRVQGIGKVPLDLKQAGVDLCTLSAHKFHGLRGAGVLYVREGVRLMPLIAGGGQEMRLRSGTENVAAIVAMAKALRLAMEKYEREIGRLKALKEEWLAALSAIPEIEINTPRHGAAPHIINFSLKRGMKPEVFVHELAKSRIYVSTTSACSSKKKAPSKTLLAMGLGEGRAERGIRISLSFDNTSEEIAPALAAMKQAIKTLSEVTGSHGDEV encoded by the coding sequence ATGATTTACCTTGATAACAGCGCGACGACCAAACCGTTCCCGGAAGTGATCGATTCGTTTGTGACGGTCGCGACGGATTACTTTGCCAATCCGTCTTCGCTCCATGAGCTGGGCATGAAGGCGGAGCGGCTGCTCGCACAGGCGCGCGAACAAATCGCTGCCATGCTGCGCGTCAAAGCGAACGAGGTCGTGTTCACGTCCGGCGGAACGGAAGCGAACAATTTCGCGATGAAAGGAGTCGCTTGGCAATATCGGCGGCGCGGCCGCCATATCATTACGACGGAGATCGAGCATCCGTCCGTTGCCGAGCCGTGCCGGCAGCTTGAGGAGCTCGGCTTTAAGGTGACGTACTTGCCGGTCGACCGCGACGGGAGGGTGTCGGTAGAGCAAGTGGAGCGGGCGCTGCGCGATGACACGATTCTCGTTTCAATTATGCACGTCAACAACGAAGTCGGCACGGTGCAGCCGATTGAGGAAATCGGTGCGCTTCTTGTCCGCTATCCGAAGACGCTGTTTCATGTCGACCGGGTGCAAGGCATCGGCAAAGTGCCGCTCGACTTGAAACAAGCCGGCGTCGACTTATGCACGCTATCGGCCCACAAATTTCACGGATTGCGCGGCGCCGGGGTGCTTTATGTCCGCGAAGGCGTCCGTTTGATGCCGTTGATCGCCGGCGGCGGGCAGGAAATGCGGCTCCGGTCCGGAACGGAAAATGTCGCCGCCATTGTTGCGATGGCGAAAGCGCTGCGCCTGGCGATGGAGAAATACGAGCGGGAGATCGGCCGGCTTAAGGCGCTAAAGGAGGAGTGGCTGGCCGCCCTTTCCGCCATTCCGGAGATTGAGATCAACACGCCGCGTCACGGCGCTGCGCCGCATATCATCAACTTTTCCTTAAAGCGCGGCATGAAGCCGGAAGTGTTCGTCCATGAGTTGGCGAAAAGCCGTATTTACGTCTCGACGACATCGGCTTGTTCGTCGAAAAAAAAGGCGCCGAGCAAAACGCTACTAGCCATGGGGCTCGGCGAAGGGCGGGCTGAGCGCGGCATTCGCATCAGCCTGTCGTTTGACAACACGAGCGAAGAAATCGCGCCGGCGTTGGCGGCCATGAAACAGGCGATCAAAACATTAAGCGAGGTAACGGGATCACATGGAGATGAAGTATGA
- the thiI gene encoding tRNA uracil 4-sulfurtransferase ThiI gives MKYDRILIRYGEMTTKGKNRNIFVRRLKNNIARKLQAFHRIQIEYMRDRMYILLNGEPHEPIIDKLKTVFGIHSFSLAMKCENDLDAIKETALAAVRQLPYKGKTFKVSARRVNKQFPYRSDELNHEVGAHILRQTDGLTVNVREPDLDVRIEVRQDGTYVTCRDIFGAGGLPVGTSGKAMLMLSGGIDSPVAGYLAMKRGLEIEAVHFFSPPFTSERAKQKVIDLVRTLTAYGGKIKLHIVPFTEVQQAIYQGVPNEYSLISTRRAMLKITDALRRRQRALAIVTGESLGQVASQTLESMYVINEVTNTPVLRPLISMDKMEIIEIAKQIGTHDISILPYEDCCTIFTPRAPKTKPKKEKVLHHESQLDLAPLLEKAINETETIVIDEEAGQADEFADLF, from the coding sequence ATGAAGTATGACCGTATTTTAATCCGTTATGGGGAAATGACGACGAAAGGAAAAAACCGCAACATCTTTGTCCGTCGGCTGAAAAACAATATCGCCCGCAAACTGCAGGCGTTTCACCGGATTCAAATTGAATATATGCGCGATCGAATGTACATTTTATTAAACGGTGAGCCGCATGAACCGATCATCGACAAGCTGAAAACGGTGTTTGGCATTCACTCGTTCAGCTTGGCGATGAAGTGCGAAAACGATTTAGATGCCATTAAAGAGACGGCCCTTGCCGCCGTCCGCCAGCTTCCGTATAAAGGGAAAACGTTTAAAGTGAGCGCCCGCCGCGTCAATAAACAGTTCCCGTACCGAAGCGACGAGTTGAACCATGAAGTCGGGGCGCATATTTTGCGGCAGACGGACGGTTTGACGGTCAATGTGCGCGAGCCGGATCTTGATGTGCGCATCGAAGTGCGTCAAGACGGGACATATGTCACGTGCCGCGACATTTTCGGCGCCGGCGGCCTGCCGGTCGGGACGAGCGGCAAGGCGATGCTCATGCTCTCAGGCGGCATCGACAGCCCGGTCGCCGGCTACTTGGCGATGAAGCGGGGCCTCGAAATTGAGGCCGTTCACTTTTTCAGCCCGCCGTTTACAAGCGAACGGGCGAAGCAAAAAGTGATCGATTTAGTGCGGACGTTGACCGCCTACGGTGGAAAAATCAAGCTGCATATCGTGCCGTTTACCGAAGTGCAGCAAGCCATTTATCAAGGAGTTCCAAATGAGTATTCACTGATTTCCACTCGGCGGGCGATGCTGAAAATTACGGATGCGTTGCGCCGCCGCCAGCGGGCGTTGGCCATCGTCACCGGCGAAAGCCTCGGCCAAGTGGCGAGCCAGACGCTGGAAAGCATGTACGTGATCAATGAGGTAACGAATACGCCGGTTTTGCGCCCGCTCATTTCGATGGATAAAATGGAAATTATCGAGATTGCTAAGCAAATCGGCACCCACGATATTTCGATTCTTCCATATGAAGACTGCTGCACCATTTTTACGCCGCGGGCGCCAAAAACGAAGCCGAAAAAAGAGAAAGTGCTTCATCACGAGAGTCAGCTCGATCTCGCCCCGCTTCTTGAGAAAGCGATCAATGAGACGGAAACGATCGTGATCGATGAAGAAGCCGGACAGGCTGATGAGTTCGCTGACCTGTTTTGA
- a CDS encoding alpha/beta-type small acid-soluble spore protein, translated as MARNNNNNQLLVPGAQQALEQMKYEIAQEFGVNLGADTTSRANGSVGGEITKRLVAMAQQQLGGARQF; from the coding sequence ATGGCACGCAACAACAACAACAATCAACTGCTTGTTCCGGGTGCACAGCAAGCGCTCGAGCAAATGAAATATGAAATCGCCCAAGAATTCGGCGTCAATTTAGGCGCTGACACGACATCGCGCGCTAACGGTTCAGTCGGCGGCGAGATTACGAAACGTCTTGTCGCTATGGCGCAGCAACAATTGGGCGGTGCGCGTCAATTCTAA
- the sppA gene encoding signal peptide peptidase SppA, whose product MNRKRWTALAIAAALFIISVLVNAIGVLLSDEAGTWSENWLALMEAPFSEEVIEEGDLLQKIAVLEVNGVIQDAGEAEAFFSSPLYNHQTFLQMIKQVKEDDSVKAIVLRINSPGGGVAESAEIHDQLLKLKKETKKPIYVSMGAMAASGGYYIATAGDKLFASPETITGSIGVIMQSVNYEGLAKKYGVELITIKSGPYKDIMNPARKMTDAERDILQRLINQSYEAFVDVIVKGRKLPEEAVRKLADGRIYDGRQAKSLRLIDEFGYLDDTIAALKKEHRLADAQVVRYVSDAPWGSLFGLISNRAKPETEAAELIRLLSQPSSPRLMYLFTE is encoded by the coding sequence ATGAATCGAAAACGGTGGACGGCGTTGGCGATCGCGGCGGCGTTATTTATCATTTCCGTGCTCGTTAACGCCATTGGCGTACTGCTGTCCGATGAGGCGGGAACATGGTCGGAAAATTGGTTGGCACTGATGGAAGCGCCGTTTAGCGAGGAAGTGATCGAAGAGGGCGACCTGCTGCAAAAAATCGCGGTCTTGGAAGTGAACGGCGTCATTCAAGATGCAGGCGAAGCGGAGGCGTTCTTTTCCTCGCCGCTTTATAACCATCAAACGTTTTTGCAAATGATCAAACAGGTGAAGGAAGATGACAGTGTCAAAGCCATCGTATTGCGCATCAACTCACCGGGCGGCGGGGTCGCCGAAAGCGCGGAAATTCATGACCAGCTGTTGAAATTGAAAAAGGAGACGAAGAAGCCGATTTACGTATCGATGGGAGCGATGGCGGCGTCAGGCGGCTATTACATCGCCACAGCGGGCGATAAGCTGTTCGCCAGCCCGGAGACGATCACCGGCTCGATCGGCGTCATTATGCAAAGTGTCAACTACGAAGGGCTGGCCAAAAAATACGGCGTCGAGCTCATCACGATCAAAAGCGGCCCGTACAAGGACATCATGAACCCAGCGCGCAAAATGACGGATGCGGAGCGGGACATTTTGCAGCGGCTGATCAACCAGTCGTATGAGGCGTTTGTCGACGTTATTGTCAAAGGGAGAAAGCTGCCGGAAGAGGCGGTGCGCAAACTGGCGGATGGCCGCATTTACGACGGCCGACAAGCGAAATCGCTCCGGTTGATTGATGAGTTTGGCTATTTGGACGATACAATTGCGGCGCTCAAAAAAGAACATCGGCTCGCCGACGCCCAAGTTGTGAGATACGTAAGCGATGCCCCGTGGGGCTCCCTGTTCGGGTTGATATCCAATCGGGCGAAGCCGGAAACAGAAGCGGCTGAGCTCATCCGTCTGTTGTCGCAGCCGTCATCGCCGCGGCTCATGTATTTATTTACTGAGTAA
- the tpx gene encoding thiol peroxidase encodes MANVTFKGNPVTLVGNEVNVGDKAPDFTVLDQNLQEVTLADTKGHVRLISVVPSLDTGVCDAQTRRFNEEAAKLDNVKVLTVSVDLPFAQKRWCGAAGIENVQVLSDHRDVSFGQAYGVLIKELRLLARAVFVIDSNDTVTYVEYVPEVTNHPNYEAAIEAAKAAK; translated from the coding sequence ATGGCCAATGTGACGTTTAAAGGAAACCCGGTCACGCTCGTCGGCAACGAAGTGAACGTCGGCGACAAGGCGCCGGATTTTACGGTGCTTGACCAAAACTTGCAAGAAGTGACGCTCGCCGATACGAAAGGGCATGTCCGCTTAATCAGCGTCGTTCCGTCGCTGGACACCGGGGTTTGCGACGCGCAGACGCGCCGGTTTAACGAAGAAGCGGCGAAGCTCGACAATGTGAAAGTGCTGACTGTCAGCGTGGATTTGCCATTTGCGCAAAAACGGTGGTGCGGCGCTGCCGGCATCGAAAACGTCCAAGTGTTGTCCGACCATCGCGACGTTTCGTTCGGACAAGCGTACGGCGTCTTGATCAAAGAACTGCGCTTGCTCGCCCGCGCGGTCTTTGTCATCGACAGCAATGATACGGTGACGTACGTAGAATACGTGCCGGAAGTGACGAACCATCCGAACTACGAAGCGGCGATTGAAGCGGCAAAAGCAGCGAAATAA
- the ytfJ gene encoding GerW family sporulation protein — MTNHPIQGLMTTAMENLKQMIDVNTIIGDPVETPDGSVILTVSKVGFGFAAGGSEFMLDGQQNGQGTQAGGNGQNGQARGNGHPFGGGSGGGVSITPIAFLVVNSSGVKLLHLDESTHLYEKILDVAPQAFEKIQAMLKKNKQDGAASASANDFDI, encoded by the coding sequence ATGACGAATCATCCGATCCAAGGGCTAATGACAACAGCGATGGAAAACTTAAAACAAATGATTGATGTCAATACGATTATCGGCGACCCGGTTGAGACGCCTGACGGCAGCGTCATTTTAACCGTATCGAAAGTCGGCTTTGGGTTTGCTGCCGGCGGCAGCGAGTTTATGCTCGACGGCCAGCAAAACGGCCAAGGGACGCAAGCGGGCGGAAATGGGCAAAACGGGCAAGCCCGAGGGAACGGGCATCCGTTTGGCGGCGGCAGCGGCGGCGGTGTCTCCATTACCCCGATTGCGTTTCTTGTCGTCAATTCGTCCGGTGTCAAACTTCTCCATTTGGATGAAAGCACGCACTTATATGAGAAAATACTCGATGTCGCCCCACAGGCGTTTGAGAAAATTCAAGCGATGTTGAAGAAAAACAAGCAAGACGGGGCGGCTTCTGCTTCGGCGAACGACTTTGACATTTAG
- a CDS encoding RDD family protein, whose product MAPPAPEHRLPVEAAPRYGGFWLRFWAYLLDVIVVSSINRLVIWPLFRLFDWPLARDHLFAPAAVAAAVVFYAYFVLMTKAFGQTLGKMVFGLKVVDERGVPLTWLTVLFREVVGKFIAKKLLFIGFLFVAFSEKKKGMHDQFADTIVIRD is encoded by the coding sequence ATGGCGCCGCCCGCGCCTGAACACCGTTTGCCGGTGGAAGCGGCCCCCCGCTACGGCGGATTTTGGCTTCGTTTTTGGGCGTATTTGCTTGACGTTATAGTCGTTTCAAGCATAAACCGGCTTGTCATTTGGCCGTTGTTTCGCTTGTTCGACTGGCCGTTAGCGCGGGACCATTTGTTTGCGCCGGCCGCGGTGGCGGCGGCTGTTGTATTTTACGCCTATTTTGTTTTGATGACGAAAGCGTTCGGGCAGACGCTTGGCAAAATGGTGTTCGGCCTAAAAGTCGTCGATGAGCGGGGCGTGCCGCTTACATGGCTGACGGTGCTGTTCCGCGAAGTCGTCGGCAAGTTTATCGCAAAAAAACTGTTGTTCATCGGCTTTTTGTTTGTCGCTTTTTCTGAAAAGAAAAAAGGGATGCACGATCAGTTTGCTGATACGATCGTCATTCGGGATTGA
- a CDS encoding DUF2953 domain-containing protein → MKISVTVVFRHAEDDDEYKIVLRTLFGLVRYTIRVPLIKLETEPESPGVALVHKKGMGGTRGKEEKKSKWTPSDIADFFRQVKQFLKQVVDLHEIMKQFYRHVTITKWEWRTTIGTGDAASTGMVAGLGWSLKYMITGAVSRYTKMKAIPVMMIVPTYDRAVSETAFLCMFHFRIGHAMLAGLRVIKHWRGRRLRKRNPLTARQANEGY, encoded by the coding sequence ATGAAAATTTCGGTAACGGTCGTATTCCGCCATGCTGAAGACGATGACGAGTACAAAATTGTGCTGCGCACGCTGTTTGGCCTCGTCCGTTACACGATTCGCGTTCCGCTCATCAAGCTCGAAACTGAACCGGAGTCGCCTGGTGTGGCGCTTGTTCATAAAAAAGGAATGGGGGGAACGCGCGGAAAAGAGGAAAAGAAAAGCAAATGGACGCCGAGCGACATTGCCGATTTCTTTCGTCAAGTCAAGCAGTTTCTCAAACAGGTTGTCGACTTGCACGAAATTATGAAACAGTTTTACCGTCATGTCACAATTACAAAATGGGAATGGAGGACAACAATCGGCACCGGCGACGCGGCGTCAACCGGGATGGTCGCCGGGCTCGGCTGGTCGTTGAAATACATGATCACCGGCGCGGTGAGCCGCTACACGAAGATGAAAGCCATCCCGGTGATGATGATCGTTCCGACCTATGACCGGGCTGTTTCGGAAACGGCGTTTTTATGTATGTTTCACTTTCGAATCGGGCATGCTATGTTAGCAGGATTGCGAGTGATCAAACATTGGCGTGGACGACGCTTGCGGAAACGAAACCCGTTGACAGCAAGACAGGCAAATGAAGGCTATTAG
- the mbcS gene encoding acyl-CoA synthetase MbcS: MKREELIAPERYNLTSEMERHAAAHPERIALKWENERGETKEITYGRLMARANQIGNAFLSRGLEKGDKVLVMVPRLIEAYEVYVGALKAGLVVIPSSEMLRAKDLQYRLSHGEVKAVVAYEPYLNEFASIDGIDRLLKFSIGEHEHDDWVRLEAAMAEESETLAAADTSRDDMAFLSYTSGTTGNPKGVVHCHGWAYAHLRTAAKNWLCIEETDLVWATAGPGWQKWIWSPFLSVLGSGATGFVYYGRFEPEKYLQLLEKYEVNVLCCTPTEYRLMAKVPDIGRYNLSHLHSAVSAGEPLNREVIDTFAKHFGIQVRDGYGQTENTLLVGVMKGMDIKPGSMGKPTPGNRVEIIDENGEPCPVGVVGDIAVHVETPALFKYYYKDPERTAMQFRGDYYITGDKARKDEDGYFWFEGRGDDIIISSGYTIGPFEVEDALVKHPAVKECAVVASPDEVRGHVVKAFVVLRDGVDKNDPSLIPALQEHVKQLTAPYKYPRKIEFVDDLPKTASGKIRRVELREREARLAGRSS, from the coding sequence ATGAAGCGGGAAGAACTGATCGCTCCTGAGCGCTACAATTTAACGTCCGAAATGGAACGGCATGCGGCGGCTCATCCGGAGCGAATCGCCTTAAAATGGGAGAACGAGCGCGGCGAAACAAAAGAGATTACATACGGCCGCCTCATGGCGCGCGCCAATCAAATTGGAAACGCTTTCTTATCGCGCGGACTGGAAAAAGGGGACAAAGTGCTTGTCATGGTTCCGCGCCTGATTGAAGCGTATGAAGTATATGTAGGGGCGCTCAAAGCCGGGCTTGTCGTCATTCCGAGCTCCGAGATGCTGCGGGCAAAAGATTTGCAATACCGATTGTCCCATGGGGAAGTGAAGGCGGTTGTCGCCTATGAACCGTATCTTAACGAATTCGCCTCGATCGATGGCATCGACAGGCTGTTGAAATTTTCGATTGGCGAGCACGAGCATGACGACTGGGTTCGGCTGGAGGCAGCGATGGCGGAAGAAAGCGAAACACTCGCTGCGGCCGATACGTCGCGCGACGATATGGCGTTTTTATCTTACACCTCTGGCACGACCGGCAATCCGAAAGGGGTTGTCCATTGCCATGGCTGGGCGTACGCCCATTTGCGCACGGCGGCAAAAAACTGGCTGTGCATTGAAGAGACCGATCTCGTCTGGGCAACGGCCGGGCCGGGGTGGCAAAAATGGATTTGGAGTCCGTTTCTATCGGTGCTCGGCTCGGGGGCGACCGGGTTCGTCTATTACGGCCGCTTTGAGCCGGAAAAATATTTGCAGCTGTTAGAAAAATATGAAGTGAACGTGCTTTGCTGCACGCCGACCGAGTACCGCCTCATGGCGAAGGTGCCGGATATCGGCCGCTACAACTTATCGCACTTGCATAGCGCCGTGTCGGCCGGCGAGCCGCTCAACCGCGAAGTGATCGACACGTTTGCCAAGCATTTTGGCATCCAAGTGCGCGATGGCTATGGCCAGACGGAAAATACACTGCTTGTCGGTGTGATGAAAGGGATGGACATCAAGCCGGGATCGATGGGGAAACCGACTCCGGGCAACCGCGTCGAAATCATCGATGAAAACGGCGAACCGTGCCCAGTTGGCGTTGTGGGAGATATCGCCGTCCATGTGGAAACGCCGGCGCTGTTTAAATATTACTATAAAGATCCAGAACGGACGGCGATGCAGTTCCGCGGCGACTATTACATTACCGGCGATAAAGCGCGAAAAGACGAAGACGGCTATTTCTGGTTTGAAGGCCGCGGCGATGACATCATCATCAGCTCTGGCTATACGATCGGCCCGTTTGAAGTGGAAGATGCGCTCGTCAAGCATCCGGCGGTGAAAGAATGCGCCGTCGTCGCCAGCCCGGATGAAGTGCGCGGCCATGTCGTCAAAGCGTTCGTCGTGCTGCGCGACGGGGTCGACAAAAACGATCCATCGCTCATTCCGGCATTGCAGGAGCATGTCAAACAATTGACCGCTCCGTACAAATACCCGCGCAAAATCGAGTTCGTCGACGACTTGCCAAAAACGGCGTCTGGGAAAATCCGCCGCGTCGAGCTGCGCGAACGGGAAGCGCGCCTTGCCGGCCGGTCGTCATAA
- the ezrA gene encoding septation ring formation regulator EzrA yields MEIVWIVLLLSAGAIIYNQMYRKRMYREIDRLEGWKIELMNRPVPDELAKVKQLNMTGEAERLFEQWRQQWDEIVAVKLPNVEEQLFDAETLLDKYRYRQARKLLGQMEDGLRRLEEEVHQIIHEVNELIGSEEQSRAEIEELRAAHREAKKTLLAYRYTFGAAADLLDVRLSEAEKQFQSFAELTEAGNYLAARDVVLLLKQELDRLTAMMEEIPVLLGECQTSLPAQLAELADGYQEMEQSGYILDHLHIERALEEKQRKIKQCLAMIGELHIEEAKQTVAELKEEIDTLYDLLEKEVLAHRYVQTEMPRIGGMLKELAAEAKETGAEALFVQQSYHLPPGDLEKYRSIEKQLHQLQKRFLLIEERAAEAKTAYSLLREELEQLVGQIGMMKEEHEQFRVMLQTLRKDELIAREKLDDMRKQLSEALRLVQKSRLPGLPESYALELAEARNSLQNVAARLDEKPLDMPSVDQALGEAKASVERLYERTIEMIEQAALAERTIQYGNRYRRRYPAVHKGLEEAEFLFRHYDYEEALRQAVATIESVEPGAFDRVQQLWQTDNEEER; encoded by the coding sequence ATGGAAATCGTGTGGATCGTTCTGCTCCTCAGCGCAGGGGCAATCATATACAATCAGATGTACCGGAAGCGGATGTATCGGGAAATCGACCGGCTTGAGGGATGGAAAATCGAGCTGATGAACCGGCCGGTGCCAGACGAGCTCGCCAAAGTGAAACAGCTGAACATGACGGGGGAGGCAGAGCGGCTGTTTGAACAGTGGCGCCAACAATGGGATGAGATCGTAGCCGTGAAGCTGCCCAATGTCGAAGAACAGCTGTTTGACGCCGAAACGCTTCTTGACAAATATCGGTACCGGCAGGCGCGCAAGCTGCTTGGTCAAATGGAGGACGGCCTGCGCCGCCTCGAGGAAGAGGTGCATCAAATCATTCATGAAGTCAACGAGCTGATCGGAAGCGAAGAGCAAAGCCGTGCGGAAATCGAAGAGCTGCGAGCCGCCCACCGGGAGGCGAAAAAAACGCTGCTCGCCTATCGATATACGTTCGGGGCGGCGGCTGATTTGCTCGATGTCCGCCTGAGCGAGGCGGAAAAGCAGTTTCAGTCGTTTGCGGAATTGACGGAAGCCGGCAACTACTTGGCGGCGCGCGATGTCGTCCTGTTGCTGAAGCAGGAGCTTGACCGCCTCACCGCGATGATGGAAGAGATTCCGGTGTTGCTTGGCGAGTGCCAAACCTCACTTCCGGCCCAGCTCGCTGAGCTCGCTGACGGCTATCAGGAAATGGAACAGAGCGGGTACATACTCGATCATTTGCACATCGAACGCGCGTTGGAAGAAAAACAGAGGAAAATCAAGCAATGCTTGGCGATGATCGGCGAGTTGCACATCGAGGAAGCGAAGCAGACCGTCGCTGAGCTGAAAGAAGAAATTGACACGCTGTATGACTTGCTGGAAAAAGAAGTGCTCGCCCATCGATACGTGCAAACGGAAATGCCGCGCATCGGCGGCATGCTCAAGGAATTGGCCGCCGAGGCGAAAGAAACGGGCGCTGAAGCCCTGTTCGTCCAGCAAAGCTACCACCTGCCGCCAGGCGACCTCGAAAAATACCGAAGCATTGAAAAACAGCTGCACCAGCTGCAAAAGCGGTTTTTGCTGATCGAAGAACGCGCCGCCGAGGCGAAAACCGCCTATTCGCTGCTTAGAGAGGAGCTTGAGCAGCTCGTTGGGCAAATCGGCATGATGAAGGAAGAACATGAACAATTTCGGGTGATGCTGCAGACGCTGCGCAAAGACGAATTGATTGCCCGTGAAAAGCTCGATGACATGAGAAAACAATTGTCCGAAGCGCTTCGTCTCGTGCAAAAAAGCCGGCTGCCGGGGTTGCCCGAATCGTATGCGCTTGAGCTGGCAGAAGCGCGCAACAGCCTGCAAAATGTCGCCGCCCGCCTCGATGAAAAGCCGCTCGACATGCCGTCGGTCGATCAGGCGCTTGGAGAAGCGAAAGCGTCGGTGGAACGGCTGTATGAGCGAACCATCGAAATGATCGAACAGGCGGCCTTGGCTGAACGGACGATTCAATACGGCAACCGCTACCGCCGCCGGTATCCGGCGGTTCATAAAGGGCTTGAGGAGGCTGAGTTTTTATTCCGCCATTATGATTACGAAGAGGCGCTTCGCCAGGCGGTGGCCACGATTGAGAGCGTCGAGCCGGGCGCGTTTGATCGCGTGCAGCAGCTTTGGCAGACGGACAACGAGGAAGAACGATGA
- a CDS encoding NAD kinase → MDMERNRLYFFYKRDDELVERVKPLIERAERGPFVVVDDAREANIIVSIGDDGAFLQAVRQTGFRPDRLYVGVSTLPTRGFYCDFQIDDIDHMAEAARNWKLEVRRYPVIEVTIDGTASFFCLNECSIRSQIIKTMAVDVFIDDLHFETFRGDGIIVSTPTGSTGYNKSVHGAVVDPLLPCFQVSELASLNSNRYRTLGSPFILSGKRKLTLKISEETSHFPIIGLDNEALSIQHIERIDIRLSDRVIKTVRLKDNSFWDKVKRVFL, encoded by the coding sequence ATGGACATGGAACGCAACCGCCTCTATTTTTTTTATAAGCGCGACGACGAGCTCGTCGAACGGGTGAAGCCGCTCATTGAGCGGGCGGAGCGCGGGCCGTTTGTCGTTGTCGACGACGCCCGGGAAGCGAACATTATCGTCAGCATCGGCGATGACGGAGCGTTTTTGCAGGCGGTCCGGCAAACCGGATTCCGCCCTGACCGTTTATACGTCGGTGTGTCAACGCTGCCGACGCGCGGATTTTATTGCGATTTCCAAATCGATGATATCGATCATATGGCGGAAGCAGCCAGAAACTGGAAGCTTGAAGTGCGGCGCTACCCGGTCATCGAAGTGACGATCGACGGCACCGCCTCCTTTTTCTGCTTAAACGAATGTTCGATCCGCTCGCAAATCATTAAAACGATGGCGGTCGATGTTTTTATTGACGACTTGCATTTTGAAACGTTCCGCGGCGATGGCATTATCGTCTCGACGCCAACCGGCAGCACCGGCTACAACAAATCGGTGCACGGAGCGGTCGTTGATCCACTTTTGCCGTGCTTTCAAGTGAGCGAGCTCGCCTCGCTCAACAGCAACCGCTACCGGACGCTCGGCTCGCCGTTTATTTTGAGCGGTAAGCGGAAACTGACGCTGAAAATATCGGAAGAAACGAGCCATTTTCCGATCATTGGCCTCGACAATGAAGCGCTCAGCATCCAGCATATTGAGCGGATTGACATCCGGTTGAGCGACCGGGTCATCAAAACGGTGCGCTTAAAAGACAACTCATTCTGGGATAAAGTGAAGCGCGTCTTTTTATAA